Sequence from the Thermoanaerobacterium sp. PSU-2 genome:
GTTTTTAATAGCCTTATTTGTCAGTGGTCTACCTATTAAAGCCCTCTTAAGTCTATTAAACATCATAACGCCTCCGCTTATTAATAATAACCTATTATAAATCATTATTAATTATTTATCAATATCAATTTATTTATATATTTTACTATTTTTACTGCCTTTCCTCTCTGTATTTATCCATTACGTGTGAAAATATCTCCGCATTTGTTGGGGGTGTGTACGAAATAGCATTTGCACCAGCTTCTATCGTCTCCATTATCGTCTCATCTGTAGGCCCTCCTGTGGCAATTATCGGTATATTTGGGCAAATGTCTCTTACCCTTTTCACAATCTGTGGAGTCTTTTTTGCGCCTGAAATATTTAAAATCGTTGCCCCTGCATCTACGCGGCCTTTTATGTCTTCATTTTCTGAGACGATGGTTACTATTATCGGTATGTCGATTGTAGCCCTTATCTTTTTGATTATATCATTTGCAGTAGGTGCATTGACGACGACACCCATAGCGC
This genomic interval carries:
- a CDS encoding hydrolase is translated as MDNLSIPEIVSPLRQKMVRVPEVIQNVSGIKIHGKVIKSILFTTDIAIIRNTNANAILAVYPFTPQPVITHAIIMASDIPVFSGVGGGLTQGKRVVNLALDAEFQGAMGVVVNAPTANDIIKKIRATIDIPIIVTIVSENEDIKGRVDAGATILNISGAKKTPQIVKRVRDICPNIPIIATGGPTDETIMETIEAGANAISYTPPTNAEIFSHVMDKYREERQ